The Pseudophryne corroboree isolate aPseCor3 chromosome 2, aPseCor3.hap2, whole genome shotgun sequence genome has a segment encoding these proteins:
- the LOC134989337 gene encoding olfactory receptor 6N1-like, whose translation MHISYGEPQASLEPSFLLLGVLVHTLQAFLPTHFDISYIFVKADGKHSGGAEEQVPAGEVRDQGNWHSERSQVQRNQAQHEEPGAGTSRRSQRPGQWAKREKSGSRYQKKKPGTREAGTVGKVREQIPVGGAREQSNRHSVTSQWQLKGMGFNKEDHRTSDKEEHIRSSGSSNLTFSHVTEFIIYGFPSLQNYQTLLFCVFLFIYLFSLSGNGIIFLLAILDQRLQTPMYFFVSNLSFLDISYTSVTIPKMLAKFSMHLDTISFTACFVQMYMFLSLGATECLLLSVMAYDRYIAICSPLHYAAIMTKRLYIILSATAWSGGFITPVTVLILALKLPFCGPNIIHHYYCDHPPLLQLACTNTSLNVAVGSSIAAFLLLISFTLVIISYIKIIITILKINSNDGRRKTFSTCASHFTVVNIFFLPLIFMYVRPTASYSSDVDSIVAMLYTVLTPMMNPIIYSLRNKDINIAFRKKIQFKSF comes from the exons ATGCACATAAGCTATGGAGAACCTCAGGCGTCACTGGAACCGTCCTTCCTGCTTCTGGGGGTATTGGTCCACACTCTGCAAGCTTTCCTTCCAACGCATTTTGATATCTCATATATCTTTGTCAAGGCAGATGGAAAGCATT CAGGAGGAGCTGAGGAGCAGGTACCAGCGGGAGAAGTCAGGGACCAGGGCAATTGGCACAGTGAGAGGAGCCAGGTACAAAGGAATCAGGCACAGCATGAGGAACCAGGAGCAGGTACCAGCAGGAGAAGTCAGAGACCAGGGCAATGGGCTAAGCGGGAGAAGTCAGGAAGCAGGTACCAGAAGAAGAAGCCGGGGACCAGGGAAGCAGGCACAGTGGGAAAAGTCAGGGAGCAGATACCAGTAGGAGGAGCTAGAGAACAATCCAACAGGCACAGCGTGACGAGCCA GTGGCAGCTGAAAGGAATGGGATTTAACAAGGAGGATCACAGAACATCA GATAAAGAAGAACATATTCGATCATCAGGTTCTTCCAATTTGACTTTCAGCCACGTTACCGAATTCATCATCTATGGATTCCCGAGTCTTCAGAACTACCAGACTTTGCTTTTTTGTGTGTTTCTTTTTATCTACCTCTTCTCGCTCAGTGGTAATGGCATCATCTTCCTCCTGGCCATTCTGGACCAAAGGCTACAGACTCCAATGTATTTCTTTGTCAGCAATTTGTCTTTCCTAGATATAAGCTACACCTCGGTCACCATCCCGAAGATGTTGGCAAAGTTCTCGATGCACCTTGATACCATTTCCTTCACCGCCTGTTTTGTGCAGATGTATATGTTCCTGTCTTTAGGAGCAACAGAGTGTTTACTTCTGAGTGTAATGGCCTATGATCGATATATTGCAATATGCTCTCCTTTACATTATGCAGCAATTATGACTAAGAGATTATATATAATTCTATCAGCTACAGCATGGTCTGGGGGATTTATAACCCCAGTCACTGTTTTAATCCTAGCCCTGAAGTTACCTTTTTGTGGTCCTAATATCATCCACCATTACTACTGTGATCACCCACCATTGCTGCAGCTGGCTTGCACCAACACATCCCTCAATGTTGCAGTTGGATCTTCAATTGCTGCCTTTCTTCTTTTGATAAGTTTTACCCTTGTTATTATTTCttacattaaaataataataacaatcctCAAAATAAATTCCAATGATGGGCGCAGAAAAACATTTTCCACATGCGCTTCCCACTTCACGGTGGTAAATATATTTTTCCTGCCACTCATCTTCATGTACGTTCGGCCAACGGCATCCTACTCCTCAGATGTGGACTCCATAGTGGCCATGCTGTACACAGTATTAACGCCAATGATGAATCCCATCATATACAGCCTGAGAAATAAGGACATTAACATTGCTTTTAGGAAGAAAATACAATTTAAAAGTTTCTAG